A genomic window from Glycine max cultivar Williams 82 chromosome 17, Glycine_max_v4.0, whole genome shotgun sequence includes:
- the LOC100793502 gene encoding uncharacterized protein, which yields MGSINGPKLPLVFEVQQMPHDLTTEGCPKNNFQNSCIFNKAPISAITNKKTYEEDTCVDKSNPQHESFIKRYSIKLASTSADLWMGIVLLFIDIMIALEILVRQVHGCKASGSQRKRLNRTMTDIIVLIPVTILMLIPVTAVGHAAILAAIKKYMTLNLLDIYF from the exons ATGGGAAGTATAAATGGACCCAAGTTACCTCTGGTGTTTGAAGTGCAGCAGATGCCACATGATTTAACTACAGAAGGATGTCCAAagaacaattttcaaaacagtTGTATATTCAATAAG GCTCCAATTTCAGCAATCACGAATAAGAAAACATACGAGGAAGATACCTGTGTCGACAAGTCAAATCCTCAGCATGAAAGTTTTATCAAGAGATACAGCATCAAGTTGGCATCCACAAGTGCA GACCTCTGGATGGGTATTGTATTGCTCTTCATAGACATTATGATTGCTTTAGAAATACTTGTAAGGCAAGTGCACGGCTGCAAGGCTTCCGGGAGTCAAAGAAAGAGACTAAACAGAACCATGACTGACATTATTGTGCTAATTCCAGTGACAATCTTGATGCTAATTCCT GTAACAGCTGTAGGCCATGCAGCTATTCTAGCAGCTATCAAGAAGTATATGACATTAAATCTTTTGGATATATACTTTTAG